One Neisseria sicca genomic region harbors:
- a CDS encoding DUF1543 domain-containing protein: MPKLYMFYLGGNAGRSNIEVHDIQFAVCDDYREAIPALKAAWFGDADKIHIDGWQVVEWVDGYDVDVSDHAEPQGASENVPHLYFVNVGGYRAGQLAEAHAFGLFVAATPAEAKQKALQTLLTDHIQQHKDNLKDVDNLLRLDRIGNHTIRLTPNPHGKSAEIGFQGYLPI; encoded by the coding sequence ATGCCCAAACTTTATATGTTCTATCTCGGCGGTAACGCAGGCCGCTCCAATATCGAAGTGCACGACATCCAATTTGCCGTGTGCGACGACTACCGCGAAGCCATTCCCGCGCTCAAAGCCGCATGGTTCGGCGATGCGGACAAAATCCACATTGACGGCTGGCAGGTTGTCGAATGGGTGGACGGTTACGATGTCGATGTATCCGACCACGCCGAGCCGCAGGGGGCGTCTGAAAACGTCCCGCACCTGTATTTCGTCAATGTCGGCGGCTATCGCGCGGGGCAGCTTGCCGAGGCGCACGCTTTCGGACTGTTCGTTGCTGCTACGCCCGCCGAAGCCAAACAAAAAGCCCTGCAAACCCTGTTGACCGACCATATCCAGCAGCATAAAGACAACTTAAAAGACGTGGACAACCTGCTCCGGCTCGACCGCATCGGCAATCACACCATCCGCCTGACCCCGAATCCGCACGGCAAGTCTGCCGAAATCGGCTTTCAGGGCTATTTACCGATTTAA
- a CDS encoding DUF1304 domain-containing protein, which produces MKLLSTLLVLLVAAEHFYIAWLEMTQIPSEKAAEMFKLPYEFMEQKRVQTLFSNQGLYNGFLGIGLVWSRFAAPDNAVYGATILFLGFVLIAAAWGAFSSGNKGILVKQGLPAMLAAAAVLAV; this is translated from the coding sequence ATGAAACTCCTTTCCACCCTCTTAGTCCTCCTCGTCGCCGCCGAACATTTCTACATCGCCTGGCTTGAAATGACGCAGATTCCCAGCGAAAAAGCGGCGGAAATGTTCAAGCTGCCTTATGAATTTATGGAACAAAAGCGCGTGCAGACCCTGTTCAGCAACCAAGGGCTGTATAACGGCTTTCTCGGCATCGGGCTGGTGTGGTCTCGGTTTGCCGCGCCGGACAATGCCGTTTACGGCGCGACGATTCTGTTTCTCGGCTTCGTCTTGATTGCCGCCGCATGGGGTGCGTTCTCTTCCGGCAACAAAGGTATACTCGTCAAACAAGGCCTGCCCGCGATGCTGGCGGCGGCAGCGGTGTTGGCGGTATGA
- a CDS encoding CbrC family protein — MSHVKFPYHPNIYQLEFGPIERNQDGLVCQVCGCVPDLYLDSMYATEEIDCLCLECVASGAAADKFDGDYIQDAESEMVSDPDRVKNFFRTTPGYSSWQGEYWLACCDDFCNFIDHVGMDELNQMPEKEAILADYELSDGFDRDILEECLSRDGDMAGYLFQCRHCGKYRLHVDES; from the coding sequence ATGAGCCACGTTAAATTTCCTTATCATCCGAATATTTATCAACTGGAATTTGGTCCAATTGAGCGCAATCAAGACGGTCTTGTTTGTCAGGTTTGCGGCTGTGTCCCTGATCTTTATTTGGATAGTATGTATGCGACAGAGGAGATTGATTGTCTTTGTTTGGAGTGTGTAGCCAGTGGAGCTGCGGCAGATAAGTTTGATGGTGATTATATTCAAGATGCAGAATCTGAAATGGTCAGCGATCCGGATCGGGTTAAAAACTTTTTCCGTACCACGCCGGGTTATAGCAGCTGGCAGGGGGAATATTGGTTAGCTTGTTGTGATGATTTCTGTAATTTCATTGATCATGTGGGAATGGATGAACTGAACCAGATGCCGGAAAAAGAAGCTATCTTGGCAGATTATGAACTTTCGGATGGATTTGACCGTGATATTTTGGAGGAATGTCTCAGTCGAGATGGCGACATGGCAGGTTATCTTTTTCAATGTCGTCATTGTGGCAAGTATAGACTCCATGTGGATGAAAGTTAG
- a CDS encoding DUF2868 domain-containing protein, with protein sequence MLNPSRKLAELVRILEEGGYIFAGDPVQATEALRHVEGGVEGKIIRRAEMIDRDRRLRHTLEQVRAGSFWLWIVAATMMFSGGFSGTYLLMDSQGLNFFLILAGVLGMNTLMLAVWLATLFLRVKVGRFFSSPATWFRGKDPVNQAVFRLYADEWRQPSARWIAGATSHSLWLCTLSGMLVSVLLLLLVRQYTFNWESTLLTNAASVRAVEMLAWLPSKLGFPAPDARAVVEGRLNGNIADARAWSGLLVGSIACYGILPRLLAWAVCKIFLKTSQRKLDLEKPYYQAVIRRWQNKIVDADTRRETVSAVSPKITLNDAPKWAVMLETEWHEGTWFAGRLAQEWLDKGVAANREEVAALEAELKQKPAQLLIGVRAEAVPDRGVLRQIVRLSESAQGGAVVQLLTERALSDDLSETLDHWRNALAECDVAWLEPDKAAQEGRLKNQ encoded by the coding sequence ATGTTGAACCCATCCCGAAAACTCGCCGAACTTGTCCGTATTTTGGAAGAGGGCGGCTATATTTTTGCCGGCGATCCCGTGCAGGCGACGGAGGCGTTGCGTCATGTCGAGGGCGGCGTGGAAGGAAAAATCATCCGCCGCGCGGAGATGATAGACAGAGACCGCCGGCTTCGGCATACCTTGGAACAAGTGCGGGCCGGGTCGTTTTGGCTGTGGATCGTGGCGGCGACAATGATGTTTAGCGGCGGCTTTTCCGGCACTTACCTTCTGATGGACAGCCAAGGGCTGAATTTTTTCCTGATTTTGGCGGGCGTGTTGGGCATGAATACGCTGATGTTGGCGGTATGGTTGGCAACGTTGTTCCTACGCGTGAAAGTGGGGCGGTTTTTCAGCAGTCCCGCGACGTGGTTTCGGGGTAAAGACCCCGTCAATCAGGCGGTGTTCCGGCTGTATGCGGACGAATGGCGGCAGCCTTCGGCGCGTTGGATCGCCGGCGCGACTTCGCACAGTCTATGGCTCTGCACCCTGAGCGGAATGCTGGTGTCGGTATTGCTGCTGCTTTTGGTGCGCCAATATACGTTCAACTGGGAAAGCACGCTGTTGACCAATGCCGCTTCGGTACGCGCGGTGGAGATGCTGGCATGGCTGCCGTCGAAACTCGGTTTTCCTGCGCCCGATGCGCGGGCGGTGGTCGAAGGTCGTCTGAACGGCAACATTGCCGATGCGCGCGCGTGGTCGGGCTTGTTGGTCGGCAGCATTGCCTGCTACGGCATCCTGCCGCGCCTGCTGGCTTGGGCGGTATGCAAAATCTTTTTAAAAACAAGCCAACGCAAGCTGGATTTGGAGAAGCCTTATTATCAGGCGGTCATCCGCCGTTGGCAGAACAAAATCGTCGATGCGGACACGCGTCGGGAAACCGTGTCTGCCGTTTCCCCGAAAATCACCTTAAACGACGCGCCCAAGTGGGCAGTCATGCTGGAAACCGAATGGCACGAAGGCACATGGTTTGCGGGCAGGCTGGCGCAGGAATGGCTGGATAAAGGCGTGGCGGCGAATCGTGAAGAAGTTGCTGCTTTGGAGGCGGAGTTAAAACAGAAACCTGCCCAGCTCCTCATCGGCGTGCGCGCGGAAGCTGTCCCCGACCGCGGCGTGTTGCGGCAGATTGTCCGACTTTCGGAATCGGCGCAGGGCGGGGCGGTGGTACAGCTTTTGACGGAACGGGCGCTTTCAGACGACCTGTCCGAAACATTGGACCACTGGCGCAACGCGTTGGCAGAGTGCGACGTGGCATGGCTGGAACCTGACAAGGCGGCGCAGGAAGGTCGTCTGAAAAACCAATAA
- a CDS encoding CreA family protein, whose protein sequence is MNKIILPALCALLLASCGNDTDKIGRASTVFHMLGKNDRIEVEGFDDPDVQGVACYISYAKKGGLKETVNLEEDASDASVSCVQTADVIRYNEQAVVKPREVFKRSASLAFKSQQIIRYYDPKRKAFAYLIYSDKIVQGSPKNSLSAVSCFGGAKADAQQIAGAEGKQIYGACVVDAPVPTK, encoded by the coding sequence ATGAATAAAATTATTCTGCCTGCGCTTTGCGCTCTGCTTCTTGCTTCCTGCGGTAACGATACCGACAAAATCGGACGTGCCAGCACGGTTTTTCATATGCTGGGGAAAAATGACCGTATTGAAGTCGAGGGTTTTGACGATCCTGATGTGCAAGGGGTTGCCTGTTATATTTCTTATGCGAAGAAAGGCGGTTTGAAAGAGACGGTGAATTTGGAGGAGGATGCGAGCGATGCTTCCGTGTCGTGCGTGCAGACGGCGGATGTCATCCGTTACAACGAGCAAGCCGTCGTTAAGCCGCGGGAGGTGTTTAAACGCAGCGCGAGTTTGGCGTTTAAGAGCCAGCAGATTATCCGTTATTACGATCCTAAGCGTAAGGCGTTTGCGTATCTGATTTATAGCGACAAAATCGTTCAGGGGTCGCCGAAAAACTCTTTGAGCGCGGTGTCTTGCTTTGGCGGTGCTAAAGCAGATGCGCAGCAAATTGCTGGTGCGGAAGGCAAACAGATTTACGGTGCGTGCGTCGTGGATGCGCCTGTGCCGACCAAATAA
- a CDS encoding DUF3482 domain-containing protein has protein sequence MNNQPLTLAVVGHTNTGKTSLLRTLLRDSGFGEVKNAPSTTRHVEEAAITDGADTLLYLYDTPGLEDAGGVLDWLETHTDARADGIERLQKFLDSHGAHHDFNQEAKVLRQLLQSDMALYVIDAREPVLDKYRDELTILSWCAKPVMPVFNFTGGQLPEAWTTMLARRNLHVFAGFDTVAFDFEGELNLWNKLATMLPQHDIIDRLTASRRREWTRLDKEARHEIAGFLLDVAAFTQEIDENDDPAPVLQTMQAEIRQLERQMQQRLFALYRFYHSEIDGGDWVPKAFHQDPFDSELLKQYGIRTGTGAATGALIGLGLDIATLGGSLGLGTAIGGFLGGILPNTRTISDKLTGRQTLHTDPETLTLLAARALDLLHILQTRGHAAQSQVELHSRKAPWTPDKLPSELNKARSRWKWSSLNTHLPETSRAEREEYTESLSRKLGG, from the coding sequence ATGAACAACCAACCCCTTACCCTCGCCGTCGTCGGGCACACCAATACCGGCAAAACCTCGCTCCTGCGCACCCTGTTGCGCGACAGCGGGTTCGGCGAAGTCAAAAACGCTCCGTCCACCACGCGCCATGTCGAAGAAGCCGCGATTACCGACGGCGCCGACACGCTGCTGTACCTGTACGATACGCCCGGACTCGAAGATGCCGGCGGCGTTTTGGATTGGCTGGAAACCCATACGGATGCCCGTGCCGACGGCATCGAGCGGCTGCAAAAGTTCCTCGACAGCCACGGCGCGCATCATGATTTCAACCAAGAAGCCAAAGTGCTGCGGCAGCTTTTGCAAAGCGACATGGCGTTGTACGTCATCGACGCGCGCGAACCCGTACTCGACAAATATCGGGATGAATTGACCATCCTTTCATGGTGCGCCAAACCGGTCATGCCCGTGTTCAACTTTACCGGCGGACAGCTTCCTGAAGCGTGGACAACCATGTTGGCGCGTCGCAATCTCCACGTTTTCGCAGGGTTCGACACTGTCGCCTTCGATTTTGAAGGCGAATTGAACCTTTGGAACAAGCTCGCCACCATGCTGCCGCAACACGACATCATCGACCGTCTGACCGCTTCCCGCCGCCGCGAATGGACGCGTCTGGACAAAGAAGCGCGGCACGAAATCGCAGGTTTCCTGCTCGATGTGGCAGCCTTCACGCAGGAAATCGACGAAAACGACGACCCCGCGCCCGTCCTGCAAACCATGCAGGCAGAAATCCGCCAGCTCGAACGACAGATGCAGCAGCGGCTGTTTGCCCTCTACCGCTTCTACCACAGCGAAATCGACGGCGGCGACTGGGTACCCAAAGCCTTCCATCAAGATCCGTTCGACAGCGAGTTGCTCAAACAATACGGCATCCGTACCGGCACGGGCGCAGCAACCGGCGCACTCATCGGCTTGGGGCTGGACATCGCCACGCTCGGCGGTTCGCTCGGCTTGGGTACGGCAATCGGCGGCTTTTTGGGCGGCATCCTGCCCAATACCCGCACCATTTCCGACAAGCTCACCGGCCGCCAAACCCTGCACACCGACCCCGAAACCCTGACCCTGCTCGCCGCCCGCGCCCTCGATTTGCTCCACATCCTGCAAACGCGCGGCCATGCGGCGCAATCGCAAGTCGAGTTGCACAGCCGCAAAGCGCCCTGGACGCCGGACAAACTTCCGTCCGAACTCAACAAAGCGCGCAGCAGGTGGAAATGGTCGTCGCTCAACACCCACCTCCCCGAAACCAGCCGCGCCGAACGCGAGGAATATACGGAAAGTTTGAGTAGGAAATTGGGCGGGTAG
- a CDS encoding 7-carboxy-7-deazaguanine synthase QueE has protein sequence MKKISVAPENPQYRIVEIFESLQGEGWNTGMPAVFVRLGKCNLACGWCDTDYLKFSMMSLSDILGRLKTYTVRNIIITGGEPTIQPHLDTLLDALKAEGYFLCIETNGLKPVPPQIDYVATSPKACYAAKYEKSCIETADEVRIVADGDVVAFCENMERKIRARHYYLSPCEQNGVMNIYDTIRQIGILNSRPDAPVHWQLSVQTHKWAGIE, from the coding sequence ATGAAAAAAATCAGCGTTGCCCCCGAAAATCCGCAATACCGCATCGTCGAAATTTTCGAGAGCCTGCAAGGTGAGGGCTGGAACACGGGCATGCCTGCCGTGTTCGTCCGCTTGGGCAAATGCAATCTGGCGTGCGGCTGGTGTGATACCGATTATTTGAAATTCAGTATGATGAGCCTGTCCGACATCTTAGGTCGTCTGAAAACCTACACCGTCCGCAATATCATCATCACCGGTGGCGAACCGACCATACAGCCGCATCTCGATACGCTGCTGGACGCGCTCAAGGCAGAAGGTTATTTCCTCTGTATTGAAACCAACGGACTCAAGCCCGTGCCGCCGCAAATCGACTACGTCGCCACCAGCCCCAAAGCCTGCTACGCCGCCAAATACGAAAAAAGCTGCATCGAAACAGCCGACGAAGTGCGCATCGTTGCCGACGGCGATGTCGTTGCGTTCTGCGAAAACATGGAACGCAAAATCCGCGCCCGTCATTACTACCTTTCGCCCTGTGAACAAAACGGCGTGATGAATATCTACGACACCATCCGCCAAATCGGTATCTTAAACAGCCGCCCCGACGCGCCCGTGCATTGGCAGTTGAGCGTGCAGACGCACAAATGGGCGGGGATAGAGTAG
- a CDS encoding YqgE/AlgH family protein — MNLTDHFLIAMPDMDDPFFENSVIYVCEHNEEGALGIIINKPSPITMDMIFAASDRNIPLRMQHEHVMMGGPVQIDRGYVVHTPVGNWQNSMIVSDDIALTSSRDVIENLSREGAVDKILISIGYSSWSKGQLERELADNVWLTVKADEHILFDMPYEHRYAAAFAKLGIQPDALVCGAGHA, encoded by the coding sequence ATGAACCTAACCGACCATTTCCTGATTGCCATGCCCGATATGGACGACCCGTTTTTTGAAAATTCGGTGATTTATGTGTGCGAACACAACGAAGAGGGCGCGTTGGGCATCATCATCAACAAACCGTCGCCGATTACGATGGATATGATTTTTGCGGCGTCTGACCGCAATATCCCTTTGCGGATGCAGCACGAACACGTCATGATGGGCGGGCCGGTACAGATTGACCGCGGCTATGTCGTGCATACGCCCGTGGGCAACTGGCAAAACAGTATGATTGTTTCAGACGACATTGCGCTGACGTCTTCGCGCGATGTGATTGAAAACTTATCGCGTGAAGGCGCGGTAGACAAGATTTTAATCAGCATAGGCTATTCGAGCTGGAGCAAAGGACAGCTTGAACGCGAGCTGGCGGACAATGTCTGGCTGACGGTGAAGGCGGACGAGCATATTTTGTTCGATATGCCTTATGAACACCGCTACGCCGCTGCGTTTGCCAAACTGGGCATCCAGCCCGATGCGCTTGTCTGTGGAGCCGGTCATGCATAA
- the queD gene encoding 6-carboxytetrahydropterin synthase QueD, which produces MKITKIFTFDSSHMLDGHDGKCQNLHGHTYKLEITVSDDPVRGGPKDGMVMDFTDLKAIVKKHITDPFDHAFIYHGGNGRECQIAALLEGWNMKTLCLPCRTTAENMAVEMYDRLKNAGLKVCIVKLWETPTSSAEYEGE; this is translated from the coding sequence ATGAAAATTACCAAGATATTCACCTTCGACTCCTCACACATGCTCGACGGGCATGACGGCAAATGCCAAAACCTGCACGGGCATACCTACAAACTCGAAATCACCGTTTCAGACGACCCCGTCAGGGGCGGGCCGAAAGACGGCATGGTGATGGATTTCACCGACCTCAAAGCCATTGTGAAAAAACACATTACCGATCCCTTCGACCACGCGTTTATCTACCATGGCGGCAACGGCCGCGAATGCCAAATCGCCGCGCTCTTGGAGGGCTGGAACATGAAAACCCTGTGCCTGCCCTGCCGCACCACTGCCGAAAATATGGCGGTCGAAATGTACGACCGTTTGAAAAACGCGGGGCTGAAAGTGTGCATCGTGAAATTGTGGGAAACGCCGACATCGAGTGCGGAGTATGAAGGGGAGTAG
- a CDS encoding PoNe immunity protein domain-containing protein: MNETEKIPFHEKRRQHFLTEERFNKFNDYFVEAIPEYNKWKLSDDLALRFLSRQQAETYWDYLKIIYTAGKPIEDLIPILEKFLASEEEITKFWQQNKVKLNDIGYYSSPMPWFYVEYYLTTLHLIALCYLLQREDLLPRLLEVILANAEGDLEPDSTIEDFLDYHFKNRPDPDYVQMGKHAILFGEAMRGETKEEQLEELNAYLKDWYRKMVGMSDLEYQTHLEPEQNGYCGYWAFEAAAIAYLDDLDDTELRQSPYYPKDMVDWAREQKRKREGKGKAD; the protein is encoded by the coding sequence ATGAACGAAACCGAGAAAATTCCTTTTCATGAAAAGCGTAGGCAGCATTTTTTGACGGAGGAAAGATTTAATAAATTTAATGATTATTTTGTGGAAGCTATTCCTGAATATAATAAATGGAAGCTCTCAGATGATTTGGCATTACGATTTTTATCTCGACAACAAGCAGAAACCTACTGGGATTATTTGAAAATTATATATACAGCAGGTAAACCGATAGAGGATTTAATTCCTATTCTAGAAAAATTTTTAGCTTCAGAGGAAGAGATAACCAAATTCTGGCAGCAAAACAAAGTGAAATTAAACGATATCGGCTACTACAGCAGCCCGATGCCGTGGTTTTATGTTGAATACTATCTTACAACGCTGCACCTTATCGCGCTTTGCTACCTCCTGCAACGCGAAGACCTGCTTCCGCGCCTGCTCGAAGTCATCCTTGCCAATGCAGAAGGCGATTTAGAACCTGATTCCACTATTGAAGACTTTTTGGACTACCATTTTAAAAATCGTCCCGATCCGGATTACGTCCAAATGGGTAAACACGCCATTTTATTCGGTGAAGCTATGCGTGGCGAAACCAAAGAAGAACAATTGGAAGAACTCAATGCCTATCTCAAAGACTGGTATCGCAAAATGGTCGGCATGAGCGACCTTGAATACCAGACCCATCTTGAACCCGAGCAGAACGGTTATTGCGGCTACTGGGCTTTCGAAGCCGCCGCCATCGCTTATCTTGACGACTTGGACGATACCGAATTGCGCCAATCTCCTTACTACCCAAAAGATATGGTTGACTGGGCGAGGGAACAGAAGCGAAAACGCGAAGGCAAAGGTAAAGCTGATTAG
- the ruvX gene encoding Holliday junction resolvase RuvX, with translation MHKAPAGTVLAFDFGETRIGVAQGDAELGLSHPLATVTGNSNDEKFNAIAKLIREWQPKHLVVGLPTHADGTEHELTRLSRKFGRRLHGRFNLPIYWVDERMSSLYAESLLAEAQVFGRKQKAVLDQVAAQAILQGFFDGGAAEYFNGREEGSEE, from the coding sequence ATGCATAAGGCACCGGCAGGGACGGTTTTGGCGTTTGATTTCGGCGAGACGCGTATCGGCGTGGCGCAGGGAGATGCGGAGCTTGGTTTGTCGCACCCTTTGGCGACGGTTACCGGCAACAGCAACGATGAGAAATTCAACGCCATCGCCAAGCTGATACGGGAATGGCAGCCCAAGCATTTGGTCGTCGGGCTGCCGACCCACGCCGACGGCACGGAACACGAGTTGACCCGCCTCAGCCGCAAATTTGGCCGCCGCCTGCACGGGCGTTTTAACCTGCCCATATATTGGGTGGATGAACGGATGTCTTCGCTATACGCCGAAAGCCTGCTTGCCGAAGCGCAGGTATTCGGGCGCAAACAGAAGGCGGTACTCGACCAAGTGGCGGCGCAAGCGATTTTGCAGGGCTTTTTCGACGGCGGCGCGGCAGAGTATTTCAACGGCAGGGAAGAAGGTTCGGAAGAATAA
- a CDS encoding IS5 family transposase — translation MSTFFQQTAQAMIAKHIDRFPLLKLDQVIDWQPIEQYLNRQRTRYLRDHRGRPAYPLLSMFKAVLLGQWHSLSDPELEHSLITRIDFNLFCRFDELNIPDYSTLCRYRNWLAQDDTLSELLKLINCQLAEKNLKVEKASAAVVDATIIQTAGSKQRQAIEVDEEGQVSGQTTPSKDKDARWTKKNGLYKLGYKQHTRTDEEGYIEKLHITPANTHECNHLSPLLEGIAEGTTVYADKGYDSKENRQHLKEHQLLDGIMRKAHRNRPLTEVQTKRNRYLSKTRYVVEQSFGTLHRKFRYARAAYFGLLKVSAQSHLKAMCLNLLKAANRLSVPVAA, via the coding sequence ATGAGCACCTTCTTCCAGCAAACCGCACAAGCCATGATCGCCAAACACATCGACCGCTTCCCACTATTGAAGTTGGATCAGGTGATTGATTGGCAGCCGATCGAACAATACCTGAATCGTCAAAGAACCCGTTACCTTAGAGACCACCGAGGGCGTCCCGCCTATCCCCTGTTGTCCATGTTCAAAGCCGTCCTGCTCGGACAATGGCACAGCCTCTCCGATCCCGAACTCGAACACAGCCTCATCACCCGCATCGATTTCAACCTGTTTTGCCGTTTTGACGAACTGAACATCCCCGATTACAGCACCTTATGCCGCTACCGCAACTGGCTGGCGCAAGACGACACCCTGTCCGAATTGCTCAAACTAATTAACTGCCAACTGGCCGAAAAAAACCTAAAAGTAGAGAAGGCATCCGCCGCCGTCGTTGACGCCACCATTATTCAGACCGCCGGCAGCAAACAGCGTCAGGCCATAGAAGTCGACGAGGAAGGACAAGTCAGCGGACAAACCACACCGAGTAAGGACAAAGATGCCCGCTGGACAAAGAAAAACGGCCTCTACAAACTCGGTTACAAACAACATACCCGTACCGATGAGGAAGGCTATATCGAGAAACTGCACATTACCCCCGCCAATACCCATGAGTGCAACCATCTGTCGCCTTTGCTGGAAGGTATAGCCGAAGGCACGACCGTCTATGCCGACAAAGGCTACGACAGTAAGGAAAACCGGCAACATCTGAAAGAGCATCAGTTGTTAGACGGCATTATGCGCAAAGCCCACCGCAATCGTCCGCTGACGGAAGTGCAAACCAAACGCAACCGATATTTGTCGAAGACCCGTTATGTGGTCGAACAAAGCTTCGGTACGCTGCACCGTAAATTCCGCTACGCCCGGGCAGCCTATTTTGGTCTGCTCAAAGTGAGTGCGCAAAGCCATCTAAAGGCGATGTGTTTAAACCTGTTGAAAGCGGCTAACAGGCTAAGTGTGCCTGTTGCCGCCTAA
- a CDS encoding PoNe immunity protein domain-containing protein, which yields MNEAEQIPFHKKRRQNFLSEEKYQKEKNGYLSNLKFWDNNWQKSILESKHLFRYKFSEVFDYLRICYTAGESISLLSPMLDKIVSTLEVSTKFWQQNKAELNEIGYYTSPMPWFYVEYYLKTLHLIALCYLLQCEDLLPRLLEVILANAEDGLEPDSTIEDFFYYRFKDRPDPDYVQMNDHAVLISDAIREKDKAEKLDILNAYLKDWYHEMVGMSNLEYQSHLDPEQNGYCGYWAFEAAAIAYLDDLDDTELRQSPYYPKDMIDWAREQKRKREGKGQAD from the coding sequence ATGAACGAAGCCGAACAAATCCCTTTTCACAAGAAACGCAGGCAGAATTTTTTGAGTGAGGAAAAATATCAGAAAGAGAAAAATGGATATTTATCTAATTTAAAATTTTGGGATAATAATTGGCAGAAAAGTATTTTAGAATCAAAACATCTATTTCGCTATAAATTTTCCGAAGTATTTGATTATTTGAGAATATGCTATACAGCGGGCGAGTCGATTTCCCTTTTGTCTCCTATGCTGGACAAAATTGTCTCTACATTAGAAGTTTCCACCAAATTCTGGCAGCAAAACAAAGCCGAATTAAACGAAATCGGCTACTACACCAGCCCGATGCCGTGGTTTTATGTTGAATATTATCTTAAGACGTTGCACCTCATCGCGCTGTGCTACCTCCTCCAATGCGAAGACCTGCTCCCGCGCCTGCTCGAAGTCATCCTTGCCAATGCAGAAGATGGGCTTGAGCCTGATTCAACCATTGAAGATTTCTTCTACTACCGCTTCAAAGACCGTCCCGACCCCGATTATGTCCAAATGAACGACCATGCAGTTTTGATTTCGGATGCCATCCGCGAAAAAGATAAGGCTGAAAAACTCGACATTCTCAACGCCTACCTCAAAGACTGGTACCACGAAATGGTCGGCATGAGCAACCTTGAATACCAGTCCCACCTCGACCCAGAACAGAACGGTTATTGCGGTTATTGGGCATTCGAAGCCGCCGCCATCGCTTATCTTGACGATTTGGACGATACCGAATTGCGCCAATCACCTTATTATCCTAAAGATATGATTGATTGGGCGAGGGAACAGAAACGCAAGCGTGAAGGCAAAGGTCAAGCTGATTAG